CGGGTCCGCGACTGGGGCGGCCTGCTGCTGCCCGGGCTGCGCAACCCCGCCGGCGGCTGGCTGCTGGAGACCGCCTACCACCCCGACCCGCGCGAGGAGCTCGGTGCCGAGCCGCTGCTCGTGGAGGTCGGCGAGGAGGCCCGCGGCGGCAGCGCCCGGCGCGGCCTCCAGCGGATGCTCGGGTACGGGACCACCGCGGTCGCCGGACCGTTCCGGCTGCCCGCCGTCCGGACGGCCGTGACCCGGTCCGGACTGGCCGCGCTGCCCGGCGACGGGCGGTCCGGCGGCCTGGACCCGCTGACCGGCGGGACCGTGGCCGACCTGGTCCACCGCCCGCTCGCCGTGGGCGGGCCCGCCGACTTCGCGGTCTTCGCCGCCGACTCGGTCGAGGAGCTCCAACTCCGCGGCGCGGGCTGCTGCCTGGCCACCGTCCTGGCCGGCCGGCTGCTCTACCGGCGGCGCTGACGGGGCGTGCGTTCCCGCAGGTCCGGCGGCTGAATCCCGACCCGGCCGTGGCGATGGTCATACCGGCCGGTGATCGCTCGCCGTGACCTGAGGGCCCGCCAGCGGCTACGATCCCGGACAGCCGATCAGGTGACGGTGAGACACCAGCCAGGACAGGAAGCATGGGACCGGGGACAGTCGACCGACCGCACGGACAGGGTTCGCCCGCGCGTCCGCGACTCGGCCGGGGCTGGTACATCGGCGCGGTGCTCAGCGCCGTCCTCGCGGTCGGCATGTGCCTGCTCGGCTGGCGCCAGGCCGACCAGGCGGACCGCATCGCGGCCGACCCGATCCGCGCCGAGGGGACGGTCACCCAGCTCCCCGGCGGCAGCGGCACCTACAGCCAGATCGTGTACCAGGCCGAGGGCCACCGGTACGTCGCCGCCGACCTCTGGCTCCCGGAGGAGGCCCGGGTCGGCGACCCGATCTGCCTGGAGTACGCGGCGGGCGACCCGGAGGCGGTCCGGGTCTGCGGGAAGCGGTACCCGCAGCCGGTGGGGATCGGGCTGGCGCAGACGAGCGTGCCGACCGCGCTGCTGTGCTGCCTGCTGTGCGTGGGGCGGATCTGGCGGTTCCGGCGGGCCCACCCGGGGACGCCCGGCGGCGGACGGTTCCGGACCGCGACCGTCGCCTTCGCGGCGGAGGGGATGCCCGCGCTCACCCACGGGAAGCGCAGCCGCAGGCGGCGCAAGGGCGGTCGGCGGGCGCTGCGGTAGCCGCTCGGCGCCCCGGGTGGTGCGCCGGTCGCCGCCGGTGTCCGCGCCCGCTCGGGCGATTGTCGGGGTTTGTTCCGCCCCGGGTACGGGTGGGCGGGGGTGACGGTGAAGAATGGGGGCGTGACCCGAGCCTCTCTGGACAAGCAGCCGCAGGAAGTCGCCTCGATGTTCGACGACGTCGCGGCCAACTACGACCGCACCAACGACGTGCTCTCCCTGGGCCAGGCCCGGCTGTGGCGCCGGGCGGTGGCCGACGCGGTGGGCGCCTCGGCGGGCCAGCGGGTGCTCGACCTCGGGGCCGGGACCGGCACCTCGTCGCTGCCCTTCGCGCTGGCCGGCGCCGACGTCGTCCCGTGCGACTTCTCGATCGGCATGCTGGCCGAGGGCAAGCGCCGCCACCCGGAGCTGGCCCTGACGGCCGGCGACGCGACGAAGCTGCCGTTCGCGGACGAGAGCTTCGACGCGGTGACGATCTCCTTCGCCCTGCGGAACGTGCAGGACACCGACACCGCGCTGCGCGAGATGCTCCGGGTCACCAAGCCCGGCGGCAAGCTGGTGATCTGCGAGTTCTCCACCCCGACCTGGACGCCGTTCCGGACGGTCTACACCGAGTACCTGATGCGCGCCCTGCCGCCGGTGGCGACCGCCGTGAGCAGCAACCCGGACGCGTACGTGTACCTGGCCGAGTCCATCAAGGCGTGGCCGGACCAGCCGGCGCTGGCCGCCAAGCTGCAGCAGGCCGGCTGGTCGAAGGTGGCGTGGCGCAACCTCACCGGTGGCATCGTCGCCCTGCACCGCGGCTTCAAGGCCTGACCGCGGACTGATCACGGCTCGACGGACGGGACCGACCGACGGGACCGACCGGCGCGGGGTCAGCGCCGGTCGGCCAGCGGCAGGCCCATGATCAGCCGGTCGTTCCCCGCGCCGAAGAAGCCGGGGCGCTCCTCCACCACGCCGAAGCCGAGCGAGTGGTAGAGGTTGAGCGCGATGACGTTGGTGGGCTCCACGCTGAGCCGGACCTCGCCCACCCCCTCGGCCGCCAGCCGGACCAGACCCTCGGTCATCAGCCGCCGCCCGTGCCCGAGCCCGCGCGAGCCCGGCACCACGCCGAGGCCGAGCACCCAGCTGGTCTTCACGTCCGGCTTGGTGGCCAGCAGCGTGTAGCCGAGCAGCCCGGTGGCACTGTCGAGCACCAGGAAGCCGTCGCTGTGCACGTCGAAGAGCTGGCGGAGCACGAAGTACGGGTAGGCGTCGTGCGGGAAGATCTCGTTGTCGATCCGGCTGAGCTGGTCGAGGTCCGCCTCGGCGGCGGTCCGGACGCCTTCCGGTTCGCTCCTTCGGGTGGAGCCCTGGTTCACGTCTGCACCTTCCGTCGGCTCGGCGCCGGGCGGCGGCGGCCTGGCCGCGGCTTCGGCGGGGAACGGCTTCGGACGTATCCGTACTCCATCCTAGGCATTTTTGCTCATTATCTGAACACGCCAGACATGGTGGAGAGTTGACAGGCTGTTAGAATTCCGTGTGACCCGATGGTGCGTCACATAAGGGGATCTCGTGCCCGTCAGCACCGAAGCCGACAGCGTCAGAACCGAGCGGAACAGCGAGGCCCCCTGGGACTCCTTCGACTCCCTGGCGTACTTCGAACACAACTACCGCACGCTCCGCTCCGACGACCGGCAGATCCTGGCCCGGGTCGGCGCCCACTTCAGCGCGCACTTCGCCGAGTTCCCCGCCAAGCAGCTGCACGGCATCGACGTCGGTGCCGGGACGAACCTCTACCCCGCGCTCGCGATGCTGCCCTGGTGCGAGACGATCACCCTCTTCGAGCGCTCGGCCGGCAACGTCGAGTGGCTGGGCCGGGCCAAGGCGGAGGGGTTCGGTGCCAACTGGCAGCCGTTCTGGGACGTGCTGACCGTCAACGAGCCGTACGACCTGTTCCCCGACCCGCGGGCCGCCTTCAGCCGGGTCGCCGACGTCCGGCAGGGCGACCTGTTCGGCGGGCTGCCCGGTTCGGGGTACGGCATCGGCACCATGTTCTTCGTCGCCGAGTCGCTGTCCACCGAGTACGGCGAGTTCCAGGACGCGGTCTCGGCCTTCGCCGGCTCGCTGGCGCCCGGTGCGCCGTTCGCGGCCGCGTTCATGGAGAACTCGCTCGGGTACGAGGTCGGCGACCTGCGCTTCCCGGCCTGCCGGATCGAGGCCGAGCACGTCACGCACAGCCTGGAGCCCTTCGCCGCGGAGGGGATGAAGGTGGAGCGGATCGACATCCCCGCCGAGCTGCTGCTGCGCGACGGGTACACCGGCATGCTGCTCGCGCTCGGACGGAGGTCCGACGGCACCGGCTGAGCACGGCCCGGCCCGGTCCGACCGGCGCCGGTTCCACGGGGGACGACGGCAGAACAGGGGTGAGGGGTGCGGATCCAGCCACGCCAGCAGCTGCTGGAGATCTGGCAGGCCATCGGGCGGGCCAGCTTCAGCGACAAGGCCTGGGAGTTCGG
The window above is part of the Kitasatospora sp. HUAS MG31 genome. Proteins encoded here:
- a CDS encoding demethylmenaquinone methyltransferase; translated protein: MTRASLDKQPQEVASMFDDVAANYDRTNDVLSLGQARLWRRAVADAVGASAGQRVLDLGAGTGTSSLPFALAGADVVPCDFSIGMLAEGKRRHPELALTAGDATKLPFADESFDAVTISFALRNVQDTDTALREMLRVTKPGGKLVICEFSTPTWTPFRTVYTEYLMRALPPVATAVSSNPDAYVYLAESIKAWPDQPALAAKLQQAGWSKVAWRNLTGGIVALHRGFKA
- a CDS encoding GNAT family N-acetyltransferase produces the protein MNQGSTRRSEPEGVRTAAEADLDQLSRIDNEIFPHDAYPYFVLRQLFDVHSDGFLVLDSATGLLGYTLLATKPDVKTSWVLGLGVVPGSRGLGHGRRLMTEGLVRLAAEGVGEVRLSVEPTNVIALNLYHSLGFGVVEERPGFFGAGNDRLIMGLPLADRR
- a CDS encoding SCO2525 family SAM-dependent methyltransferase; this translates as MPVSTEADSVRTERNSEAPWDSFDSLAYFEHNYRTLRSDDRQILARVGAHFSAHFAEFPAKQLHGIDVGAGTNLYPALAMLPWCETITLFERSAGNVEWLGRAKAEGFGANWQPFWDVLTVNEPYDLFPDPRAAFSRVADVRQGDLFGGLPGSGYGIGTMFFVAESLSTEYGEFQDAVSAFAGSLAPGAPFAAAFMENSLGYEVGDLRFPACRIEAEHVTHSLEPFAAEGMKVERIDIPAELLLRDGYTGMLLALGRRSDGTG